The nucleotide sequence AGAAATTGGTCTGAGAATGTTATGTGCTCAATCGATATTTTCTATtaataattgatttttataccAACAGAAGTGTTCACATACATGCATACATATGCATGGGCTAGTACTTATTCATACATTTAATGATAATATGAGAAATGACAATGGCAAAATCACAATGCACAATAACAAAAAGTTGGAACTCAGAACAAGCCTACCGACTAGAAGACATCTTCTAAGCTAGAGATGGTATTTTGTATACGAATACCAGTTGTTAAATCAATCCATGAtttacaaacaaaaatattcATGATTCGTGTTTTTTTCCGAGCCACGAGTAGTATAGGCAGTGTGATTTGAGAAAAAACCTTAGCTTGCCGGCGAGATAACACGTAATTCTGTCTATCAAATGGCTGTCGACAAGGTAATTGCATGCATTACCTCCCACTGGGTATACCTGCATGCACGATTAGTGCAGGGTATTTAGAGTGTTAATCTGTAATTAAAATGTGTTTTATTGAATGTTTCCATTATAGCtgatttctttatttttcatttgttttattattttgcatttttcgCCGATGAGGACATTATCCAGAGACTTAGTATAAAAGGGCGTCATTCGATCGCATGGCAGCTCAGTAAAGTGCAGCTTAGTGTGACGGAGACTGTGAAATCGAATTGTTCCCGCGATGCATTCGAATATTATGTGGCTAGTAGCCTTCATGGCAATTGGGGTTTGTCTGGCCCTGCCGGCTGGTGAGGATGCCCAGGCGGAGACCATCAAACTGGAGAGCGAGAATACTGGCGACAAGTATTCCTTTGCGTGGGTATTGCCCTGACGGGTTGGAAAAAGTGAAAAATTAGTgttatttattcttaaatttTCAAACTGACCCCAAAATGTGTTcgaattttataaaaatggatATGAACATTggtcataaacatataaaAATACATTAGCGTAATGTCAAATTTTGATTAAATGTACGAAACCATCTTATAAATctttttaaaacaataaagtaCAATTTGCCCTCCCGTTTTGAAAAAATCTTATAAATTCAGTACTTCAGATTGCTTCTATAAAAACTATAGGACATCTTGTCCAATTCCAatgactttattattttagtagaGTCACATTTAAAGGAGTAAGAGTTTAAGAGTTATCATGATTAAATTTTAATGGATACAATCAAAAGacacatttttttaagtttcttCTAATGTTAGTATTCGTAGTAATAACTTGCGAGTACTAACTCAaatcaattaattaattagtTAACTAAACAATTGCACTTCCGACCACAGCTATGAGACGAGCAATGGAATCTCCCGCACTGAGACTGGAGAGGTGAAGCCAGGTGCTGGTGAAGAAGATGGCTCTCTTTCTGTCCAGGGCTCGACCAGCTGGTCAGCTCCAGATGGCAAGAAGTACGAGATCAGCTTCACGGCCGACGAGACTGGCTACCaccccaagttcaagctggTGGCCTAGGAGTGGTCTGAAATTCAAATTCAGCTAAATATTCCCAATATTTAATTAGTGACTACCATAATCCAatgtaaaaatgtttaagatCGAAGAATAAACTAGacacaattaaaaaaaatcttaaggaaGCTCCAGATCTTCATTGACGTCACTGACTTTGGGCGGATTTATAGAAACATAAGACTAGCACAATGTGTTggttaaaatttgaataattaaatatttatgggCGCAATTCTTTTCAGCATATCGTcttatttaaatttcatatTAGGCCTATTATTGGTCGAACAGCAAACGAAAATGAAATCCAAACCAGACTTTTCACATTAACATTGACTTTGCTGATTATGTCTTCTACACGTTTGACTAGTTCGGCCACGCTTTGAACAATCGCCAACAGTTTGCCAACTATAAAAGGGTTTACACGGCctaccatcgttaccattcgTCGTGAACTGTTCGATAACCGCAGATCAAAACACCAACCAAGAATCACCATGAAGTTCCTGATTGTCTTCGTTGCCCTCTTCGCCCTGGCTCTGGCCGCCCCTGCTGATGTTTCGATCGTGCGATCGGACTCCGATGTTGGACCCGAGAGCTTCAAATACGAGTAAGTTGAATGAGAGCTGCCCCAAAACGATGACTAACTGATCCTGACTTTCTTCACAGCTGGGAGACTAGCGATGGCCAGAAGGCTCAGGCCGAAGGTCAGCTGAACAACATTGGATCCGAGAACGAGAGCCTCGCCGTCCGTGGATCCTTCTCCTTCGTGGCCGATGATGGTGTCACCTACACCGTCAACTACATCGCCGATGAGAACGGTTTCCAGCCCCAGGGTGCCCATCTGCCCGTTGCCCCCGAGGCCTAAGTTGAGTTGCTTGCATCCAAAGCAGCTTTAATGCCACCCAATCCTACACAATTCCTTGTTATTTTTCCCAAAACTTCCCTACTTTCGGTTTCTTTCTCAATGAAAGGGAAAAGATCCTGAGTCACAGAACGCAATTTgttgaatattaaaaaatgaagaTTTCATTCGATCTGGTTTTATTTGAGTAGTCGAAATCATCTGCGGATCAACGGGGTGGGCTGAAGAGTGAAAGAAAATGCGGTCTTCAGGAAATAGGCATAACCTTTTTTTTCAGTCAACTGAATGCTAGGATTGTAAGCCGGGTTTGTAAAGCCATGGCCTTTTTACAAGCTAAATTAGTAATAGAAgcatttttaaaatgatttttaaagtttattcatttattttttttaatatacataGAGATAGTTAGTAGTTTTCGACCCGATTATTAAAGTTTGTTACAAAATAAATGCAGTTAAAAACAAGAACGGAAGCTAACCAATTTCATTTGACTTGGTTAGAAACTTTAAATATTGAATTTTGTACAGTGAGGCATACATATAGGGCACAACCATCCACACAATTTGgggaacatttatttaaacTCTAATTTTtccgaaaataaataatgaataaataaaaagaaatacatcctttcgagataaaataaaaaaaaggaaaatatatCAAGACTTTACAGTGATTAATCAAAAATTAAGGTTATTATAGAACTCACAAATCTTTCATAATCAGATTTTTCTATATAACAGCTATTAATTACTTAACTGTGCCTTACCAGCTTAGTTCTTGTGAGATTTTAACaagatatttattattatttatatgttttcagccaaattcaaataaaatatcCACTTCTGTTTGGTTTAAGTTAACGTATTGCCGTCTTTTTGGATTAAAATTAAAGTGTTTAGtggtagaaaaaaatgtaGCTCACTTTTGGGCTTCGTGATTAAATCTGCCTCCAAAACGAATGACTTAGACAACGAACTTGAATTTTTtctttgcatacttttgggtgCCAACGGCTAATTAACCATAACTTCGTGACGCGTCTGCTTAGATTCGCATCATTTATGCTTGTACTCAAAGGCAACTTTTTATTGCAattaatatgcaaattttAGCATACAACATCAGTCATTGCCGAACTTGACAGCAATATTTCAATTACAATTGCCTGCCAGCATCCGGCAGAAGACACGCTGACTGTTGATTGCCAATCGATAGTGAGAATGGAGAAGTGCAAACATCTTCCTCATTGCATTCTGATTTGCTCATCAAGCAGGTCAAATGCCTGGCCACTAATTAGACTCAACAAGTTGGATGGCAAATACATTGTATTCGAATAATTATTAACAAATAGGCAATGACATTTCTTGCCCTCAGACCTAATCAAAGGTTTTGGAGAGCATCTGTAAATAATATATCTGAATTAACGGACGTTTCATGAAAACCACTTAACTTAGAAGGATATTTATGCTTAATACTTCTactaattttatttcttttgcaaTTCAAGCTCTGTGCTAAACATATTCTTCTCTGAATCTAAGAAAAGTTTTCCGAATTCCTTGTTACTTAATTACTGTTATCTACAAATATctaaaagatattttaatactttaatttcagtaatgaaatttcattcatttaaattaaataaattaatcgcttaaattaaattaaataagttaaaaaaatCATAAGAATAATATAACAGCCTATAAAgcgaaaatattaaattatttatttaaggaagaaatattttttctgaTTCAGTAATGGCAATTGGCGAAAAATAAGTTTCTTAATACGAATTTTGTATGCCCTTTAATGGAACTCAAGCTCTGTATAAAAAATGCGGATCGAGAATACTCAGGAAGTCCAGAAATCGCAGCCGAAAATGTTATCTAACAATGGCGATTTCGCTTTTGCTTATACATATCGGGGATGCAAATGACCAAATATTCTTGAACTGGCTGACAAGCAGTTTAagtaatcaaataaataactaTGCAGAGTGcatgaaattaaattatgagtACAGGCTCGGCTGAAGCTCAAGAGGTGTGATGCGGCCTGGCCAATGCTACCAGCTCTGCGATTCGCGGACTTGGCCAATACAGACACAGCTCGGGGCACACAGATACGCACGCACACGCGGCCAACGGGCAGCGGCAGGTCCGCGTCCGCTTCTAATGTTTTATAATGTTTACCTAATATTATTAACATTGTCAATTCGCTGCCGAACATCGTGGGGTGTGTTTCATTCTCAGGCGCTTGCTCCGAACCGATAATCTCGCCGTGAGAAACGCGTCGTTCCGTCCGCTtgaaattcaaatatttataatcgtatatttgtattaaaatataaacgcCCGCTTATTTATGCGTTTTTTTTCGTGAGATCGCTGACAGTTCATAATAGGGCGTgaagaattaaataaatttgtgagcaatttaaattaataaaattaggCCGCAAAATGAGCCTCAAAATGATGGCGATTGTTTGTGCTGTAAGTGCTTTGACCCCTGCCCTGATCTTGACCCCGGCATTGATGGTGATCCTTTTAAGCTGCTGCTCCTGTGCACCTTGACCCACGTCCTGTCGGCAGCGACCACAGTGCGACCCTACAAGTTCGGCTTCACCATCGACGAGCAGCAGCATCGGGCGGAGAAAAGAGGTGAGCTGCTTGGCTAATGACGCTAATTATACCATTAGCATATCTTGACTACTGTGCGTCGATTTATTGACACCAAAACCGAAATATGTAAATAGATGATGCGTCATCTCGAGTGTCGTTTGATGCAGATGCGCAAATGCAGCGGAATCGGCATCCAGCAGCCAGCATTAGCCAAAAAAAGCCATAACTTTTGACTTTTGAGCCGGAGTGCGACTGGCGGCTTGTGCAATGCCACACAATACACGTTTGATGGGTGCACGATGCACCTGAGCGACAGGTCACCAGCAATTGAAATACCAGCCTCCAATGGCAATTAGCGGACTCTTCACAGATACATCTGGCCGGGGGTCCACATCCACTTACGCTGTCCATTGTCCAAATGGCATACATGGTCgttatgatttttatttccatGCTGAATCGGTGATAAAGTTTTCTGAAAATCGAAAACGAAACGCGCCCGATTTGCATAACATGTAGACGCGTCCGAATACCCAAATGTTTGCCTTATTTATGGTTTTTCTTTCTTCGGCTAATGCTAATTCTTAAAAGAACAGTCacatttcaatatttataaGTATAATTCTGGCATATGAAATGCCAGAGTTGAGGCCGAAATATTGGATtacgttcatatttttatactAGTTCAGGAACTTGTTGTGCATTCAACAATGATATTTGTCTTTTGAACATCACTTTAAAGGAGAATAAAATATATCGGTATGCTAACAAAGCTTTTTACACGATTTCGGCGTGTTTGAATCATTCTTATTCAAATGTTTGTCGATTTTCAAGATCAATTGATCTAGATCAATTACGGAGTCTAGTTTTAGGGGCATTACATCACCAAATCGATTAGAAGGTTATGCTTAATTTAAACTGTGTCGTTCAAAACTAAAAGGGCTAACATAAAAACGTTAAAAAAAGAGGTTAATGAATTTGTTTCCTTAATATTTGGTGTTTTCTTAAAGTTGCATAAACAATTGAGGACCAATTGTATAAACACAATCTTTAACTCCAAATTTGTTTACGGTCGTTCACTTTTATGACCACACTAAATTTTATGACATGCAATAAAAAACAGTCAATGTTTAAAACAATATAGTTGGGTTGAGCCAAACTTCAGAAACATTCActtgaaattgaaatttacAGAGTACCCTGATAAAtaacattataaatttaaatacttttcatgtttcgagaataaatatattaattttaatcagaAGAAGAAATTCGTTTTTAATTACCCTCTAAATTAAAAGTTATTTGATTgtatgttttttaatttagccTTCATTTTATAACCAGAAAAAGTCTTGGATAATTTATATTGATACGAGTTTAATAGTTTTAATTACTTAGCCCAGCCCAATGAACAATTTATTCTCAAATTGATCACGACAAaagaataaattttaataaagaaTTATTTTCTAATCGCGCCGAAAGCGATCTAGACAAATGGGAAAGTGACACGAAGCCATATTCGAATTAAACATAAAACAAACAATCGAAAGCCAATTGATGCAAACCGTTAAAACTTGTTGGCCAATTTTGTGGAAACCTGTTTAAAGACACAAAGGCCACAAGCCAGAATTTCGAATGAGAATTTTTGGTGGGTGGCTGGACAGGATGCTTCGGTGAGAGTCGCACCTCTTTAAGACCATCCACATCCACGTCTGAATTATTAAATTCTTCTCAGCATAGGAATGTATCTCGCGTGGGCATTTGCCTTTCGGGGCGGCGGGCTTTTGTGCGGGTGTGGGGGTTTTAAGAAACCAGCTCACAAGTTATGATCGCCATTATCGATACAGTTTATTAGATCCTAATCTTTATGGGCCGGGCTGGGCAGGTTATCAAACGAATTAAAAATCACATATCGGCGTAAAATTCGCATTCATATTCAAAATGAACACAAAATGTGCTTGCCCAAATCTCATTTCGTTTCCCGATCCACAGATGAACGCGGCATTATCATGGGCGAGTTTGGGTTCATCACCGCCGATGGAATATACCATGTTACGGTCTATGCCACCGACGAGGAGGGCAAGTTCCGCATAATCTCCATGAAGAGCTATCCCTACGCTGGTCCCGTCGGTCAAAGTGAGTAATAACCAGTTTGGAAACCAATTCTTAGCTCTTGAACTCAAAATGCATCCTACTTGAAACCTGTCAActtattaaaatgtatgtTTTAAGcgattaaaattattatttattaattcaaaTCATTAAACCGACTAGGAattcttaaagattatttccTTTAAAAACCAACAGGTTTTCCAGCTACGTAGTGATCTAAATATAACTAACCGTTAATGGCCTGATAAGAATTAGCAGAACATTAGAAAATAGTATTTATTTGCAAACTATCCCATTCATATCTCAATCAACTATTGTTATTCAAAAACTTAGGAAgttgaaattgaatttaaatctAAAACTTGGAAATTCTGCATTTTCgctttttttgtgtattttaaTCGAACTCGTTTTGCACCAACTATAAGATAAAAGTAATGGTgctatttttataaagatgTAGATTCTACAGATATAATGACTAAGATTTTTACAagtggcaaaaaaaaaacagataaAAATCAAAACCAGTAAATGTTGCAATATGATACATCAATTAATAAAACCTGACTATGTAcaattacatattttaataatcAATATAAAATAAAGCTAAAAACATGGTTTACTAGCCTGTTTGTATAAAATGCATAActattatttattgtaattGGAGATAATTCATACAACCACTTAATGCAAAATTCAATGGCCATATCAGATATAGTACGCATGCACCATTTTTATTCTTAACTTCCCAGAGACACTGTCTGTGACAACGACTCCAAAGGCCCTGCCACTTCCGCTTCCGGTGGCTCCTCCCAGGAATAACTTCATCACGGAGGGATGTGCCGGCTGTTTCCTGAAGAAGTCCCCTCCCAAGACGGAGATTCGCACTCTTTCCCAGCCATTGTCGCCAGCTCAATCAGGTAAGCCCGAGGGCTCTTCGGATTACGGCCTGAATGTGCAGTTGCCCTTCCGGGAGTCCATTGCCCAGACTGTGGCAAGGCGTCTTGGCTCGGACCAAGATACACAGCAAAGCACCAACACTTACACGAATGCACCAAACACTAAACACATCGAACTTGGTCTCAACTTAGCCATGAACACTTACTACACAACCAAGGGCGCTGTGACCGGACATGTGAGCACTCAGACCTCGAATTCTCAATCATCGAGTGGCAACACAAAGATCGACTACAATGTGGGCGTGGTCGAGAAGGTCGGACCGCCAGTGTATCCACCATTGAACATAAAGTTGGATGAGTCAGCAATAAGGGAAGCCATCACGTATGCCGGCCGGGTAACAGGTCCTGTGGCCCTGGCCGATCAGCCACTTATTGCCCCAGCATCGGTGCCCGCCAGTCAAGTGAATATCTTCTCTGTAGATGAAAATGCCAACCTTCCGCTTGCCAGCTATGTTCAATCCGTAGCACAACGTCCAAGTGCGGACATCAGAAACATCCTTCGATCGGGAGTTGCCTCTGCGAAAACAGTGTCGCATTCGAAGGCACAGCCCACACTCACACAGAACCCACACCAAGCACTTCTTTTGAGTAAGCCAAATTTGGGGGGAAAATATTGgttcaaatatttaaattattacttgTATACTTAATGATTTTCTTTGCTAAGTTGATAAAGTAATAattgatttattattttatttaaaacccACATAATAATATAAGCTATTAATCAAAGAAGTTCTTAAAACTCTATTACCAGattctgaattaaaaaaaaaatcattttttgatattatttttgttaCTTTCTtagtaatttttaaaaatttaattgaatacTGTTAAGAATGTGtgtataccaaaaaaatactaTAGCTCAAATCCACCTAGTGGTAAAACGTTGCACTTAGATATTTTACACGATTTCTACACAGCTTCTACAACATGGTTTGAGTCCTTACTAAAGTTCCCTTGTGTTTATGATCAGATTCAGCAACCATTGCGGGAATTTCTGGAGTGTCAGCCAACTCACCAACCGGAAGTTCAGCAAACGGTGGAAGCTTCTCTGCAGGAAAATCGCCTGCTGAAGGATCTGGAGGATCACAAACCGGAGGACCTGGGGGTGTTTTCGGCGTAGGAGGTTCAGGCGGAAGCAGGGCATCTGGTGGTCCAGCTGGAGGAAGCTTACCAGGATCAGGACTGGGAGTTTCTGGAGGAAGCAAGCCATCTGGAGGTTCCGCTGTCGGAAGCTCTTCGGGATCTGGATTTGGAGGGGTCGGTAGTGGAAGCTCGTCAGGATCTGGACTTGGAGGAGTCGGTGGTGGAAGCTCGTCTGGATCTGGACTTGGAGGAGTCGGGGGTGGAAGCTCATCAGGATCCGGACTTGGAGGAATAGGTGGTGGAAGCTCGTCGGGATCTAGACTTGGAGGAGTCGGTGGTGGAAGCAAAGCCTCTGGGCTTGGCGGAGGAATTGGATCGGGAAGCGGAAGTGCATCTGGAGCAACGGGAGATCTGTACAAATTCAAGTATATCTTGGACTACAACGGACACGAGGAGACCGGCGGTCGCAATGGTGACAAGCAGGGCAGCTACTTCGCCATCGGCGAGGATGCAGTGCAGCGGACCATCGAGTACATTGCGAACGAGTTTGGATTCCAGCCGCACGTTAGCTGGCGGAAATTGGACGCCAAGGAGGCGCTGCCCGAGGAGAATTCGCTGAAGCACTACGAGTTCAAGTGGTTCAACCAGGAGCAGTAGCCGCTGATTCTGCAGCGGATTAGTCCAAGTCTAGGGTAGTCACCACTTTCCCCCCTGCTGTACATAACAAATCTTGTTAATTTTTCCAATAAATACCACGTTTAACAGATAAGAATCGAGTCCTTTTTGAATTgggttttatttttgttgaaaGTTTTCGCCTTAAATTAACTAAATTCTTAGAGGGTTTCGGTGTGTGGGCATCGCtgatgttttgtttttatattggTTTCCGCTTCGTAGAGTTTACATTCagaatttaaaattgtatacaCTTAGATCGTTAACGATTAGTTCGCTTTTTGTCGTATTTCGATTTGGTAAATACACATAGTTACAcacatttaaattttcatatatatatatatatatatattcgcCTCGTAT is from Drosophila suzukii chromosome 3, CBGP_Dsuzu_IsoJpt1.0, whole genome shotgun sequence and encodes:
- the Cpr65Au gene encoding endocuticle structural glycoprotein ABD-5, with amino-acid sequence MHSNIMWLVAFMAIGVCLALPAGEDAQAETIKLESENTGDKYSFAYETSNGISRTETGEVKPGAGEEDGSLSVQGSTSWSAPDGKKYEISFTADETGYHPKFKLVA
- the LOC108013582 gene encoding larval cuticle protein 65Ag1-like, with protein sequence MKFLIVFVALFALALAAPADVSIVRSDSDVGPESFKYDWETSDGQKAQAEGQLNNIGSENESLAVRGSFSFVADDGVTYTVNYIADENGFQPQGAHLPVAPEA
- the l(3)mbn gene encoding protein lethal(3)malignant blood neoplasm 1 isoform X3 gives rise to the protein MSLKMMAIVCALLLLCTLTHVLSAATTVRPYKFGFTIDEQQHRAEKRDERGIIMGEFGFITADGIYHVTVYATDEEGKFRIISMKSYPYAGPVGQKTLSVTTTPKALPLPLPVAPPRNNFITEGCAGCFLKKSPPKTEIRTLSQPLSPAQSDSATIAGISGVSANSPTGSSANGGSFSAGKSPAEGSGGSQTGGPGGVFGVGGSGGSRASGGPAGGSLPGSGLGVSGGSKPSGGSAVGSSSGSGFGGVGSGSSSGSGLGGVGGGSSSGSGLGGVGGGSSSGSGLGGIGGGSSSGSRLGGVGGGSKASGLGGGIGSGSGSASGATGDLYKFKYILDYNGHEETGGRNGDKQGSYFAIGEDAVQRTIEYIANEFGFQPHVSWRKLDAKEALPEENSLKHYEFKWFNQEQ
- the l(3)mbn gene encoding protein lethal(3)malignant blood neoplasm 1 isoform X2; protein product: MSLKMMAIVCALLLLCTLTHVLSAATTVRPYKFGFTIDEQQHRAEKRDERGIIMGEFGFITADGIYHVTVYATDEEGKFRIISMKSYPYAGPVGQKTLSVTTTPKALPLPLPVAPPRNNFITEGCAGCFLKKSPPKTEIRTLSQPLSPAQSAMNTYYTTKGAVTGHVSTQTSNSQSSSGNTKIDYNVGVVEKVGPPVYPPLNIKLDESAIREAITYAGRVTGPVALADQPLIAPASVPASQVNIFSVDENANLPLASYVQSVAQRPSADIRNILRSGVASAKTVSHSKAQPTLTQNPHQALLLNSATIAGISGVSANSPTGSSANGGSFSAGKSPAEGSGGSQTGGPGGVFGVGGSGGSRASGGPAGGSLPGSGLGVSGGSKPSGGSAVGSSSGSGFGGVGSGSSSGSGLGGVGGGSSSGSGLGGVGGGSSSGSGLGGIGGGSSSGSRLGGVGGGSKASGLGGGIGSGSGSASGATGDLYKFKYILDYNGHEETGGRNGDKQGSYFAIGEDAVQRTIEYIANEFGFQPHVSWRKLDAKEALPEENSLKHYEFKWFNQEQ
- the l(3)mbn gene encoding protein lethal(3)malignant blood neoplasm 1 isoform X1; the encoded protein is MSLKMMAIVCALLLLCTLTHVLSAATTVRPYKFGFTIDEQQHRAEKRDERGIIMGEFGFITADGIYHVTVYATDEEGKFRIISMKSYPYAGPVGQKTLSVTTTPKALPLPLPVAPPRNNFITEGCAGCFLKKSPPKTEIRTLSQPLSPAQSGKPEGSSDYGLNVQLPFRESIAQTVARRLGSDQDTQQSTNTYTNAPNTKHIELGLNLAMNTYYTTKGAVTGHVSTQTSNSQSSSGNTKIDYNVGVVEKVGPPVYPPLNIKLDESAIREAITYAGRVTGPVALADQPLIAPASVPASQVNIFSVDENANLPLASYVQSVAQRPSADIRNILRSGVASAKTVSHSKAQPTLTQNPHQALLLNSATIAGISGVSANSPTGSSANGGSFSAGKSPAEGSGGSQTGGPGGVFGVGGSGGSRASGGPAGGSLPGSGLGVSGGSKPSGGSAVGSSSGSGFGGVGSGSSSGSGLGGVGGGSSSGSGLGGVGGGSSSGSGLGGIGGGSSSGSRLGGVGGGSKASGLGGGIGSGSGSASGATGDLYKFKYILDYNGHEETGGRNGDKQGSYFAIGEDAVQRTIEYIANEFGFQPHVSWRKLDAKEALPEENSLKHYEFKWFNQEQ